The sequence AGCTGAATCTGGCTCTCGATATTTTAAGTGTCCATGAAGACGGGATGCATGAACTCGATATGCTGATGCAGAGTATCTCGCTTGCGGACGTGCTTTCCTTTAAGTGCAGTGACAGGATCGAGGTCCGCTGCGACAACATGAAATTAGACGGGAACAATACGGTAAAGCGGGCGGCGAAATTATTCTTTCATACGCTCGGTATTCGCGGCGGCATACAGATTATCCTTGAAAAATATATTCCTGCGCAGGCGGGATTGGGCGGCGGCAGCAGTGACGCGGCAGCGACTCTTTTGGCGCTGAACCATCTTTATGAGGCGGGTTTTACCGCACAGGAGCTAAGGGAAATCGGCGTTACGATAGGCGCGGATGTGCCGTTCTTTATTGGCGGCGGATGCGCGCGCGCGCGCGGGATCGGGGAGAAGCTTGTAAGGATTAACAACCGGTGCCGGTTTTATTACCTGCTGGTTAAGCCGCGAAAGGGCGTTCCGACTGCTTTGGCGTACCAAAAGTATGACAAATGCACCAAGGGCGGACGTGCCGATATGGACGCGGCAGAAGCCGCGCTCAGGTCGGGAGACGACGAAACCTATTTTGATACGGCAAAAAATGTGCTGCAGGCGCCGGGAATAGAAATTTGTCCAGAAGTAGGGGATATACTTGCGAGATGCTCGTCGCGCGGCGCGGATTTTGCCATGATGACAGGGAGCGGAAGCTGCGTCTTTGCGGTTTTCAGGGATGAATCCATACGCGAATACGCCTACCGGAAGTTTATCAAAGAATATCCGTTCTGCAAACGTGCGGAAAATGTGGAGATGGGGATTGAAGTGTTATAGAAAAAGGGCACGCTTTACCGTGCCCTTTTTCTATGCCATTAGATAGGACGCATAGCGGTCTATGTATGCAAGAAATTCCTGCTCGATCAGCGATTGTCCTTTTTCATTGGGATGGATACCGTCCTCGCAAAGAAATTCACGGTAGTCTTTTTGCCGCAGGAAAGCAGAGCGGACGTTAATCATGTGAATGCCGAAAGAATCGGCCACCTGCTCGGCGATGTAGGAATATTTTTCCTGCCACCAGTAGATTTTGGAAACGTCGCGCAGCCATTTTAAGATATTGTGCGCCCGCTGTGGATCATTTTTGGTAAACCAGCGGAAATAAGAAGCGGCATTAAGCGGCGGCAAATTCATGAGAACGGGTATCTTGCTGAGCTTAAGCAAAGAAGAGATCATCTCCTCAAGCTTTTTCCCATACTCGCTTGCCGGCGTGTTCGGTATATGGACGGCCGTAGGGTCGAGCGCGACCTCATCCCACTTATAATCGCAGTCGTTACCGCCATATTCAATAAGCACCAGATCAGGATTCAAATCGGTGAGCTTTTCTTTCAGTAATTTTTGGCCGTACGAGGTCGTGGTGCCGAATTTGGAAAAATCGTGGACGCTTGCCCGCAGGCGCTCGCCGAGCCGCCGGATAAATCCGTTTTTGGAAAAAATATACCGTTGCTTTTCAGGGTGGAAGACGACGCCTTTGGCAACCGAGTCACCCATTACCAGGATGGACTGCACGCCGCCCTTTATGGGAATACTTTTGCTATACATATTTATGAAACGCTTTCTTATAATCGATGATATGTCTTTGGGACAGTTTCAATTTAGCATGTTCATAATAAATTGACAAGTGTTTTGTTGAATTTGTATGCAAATATCATTATAATAAACCACATAACGAAAAGGGGAGAACATCTTGAGAAGATATTCGGGCGCCCGTCCGCAGGCATCGACGGGCAGGATTTCAAAAATCAATAAAAAGAGGCTGCTGACGATAGGCGTCGCGGCGGCCGCTGTTATTATTTGTATTGCGGTCATTCTGAACGTCGCGACAAAAAAGGGATTCGAGTCAAGCCTCCTCATGACCAGCGATACGATCCGGATCGGAATCCGCACGGATGTTGAGGGCTTTGGCGGTATGGACGAGGATGGCAGGATCACAGGCTTTGACAGGGAATATATTGACGCTGTTTTGAAAGAACTCATAGGAGAAAAGCAAAAGGTATATGAATACTATGCGCTCAGCTCGCAGGATGCGGCCGGTTCGATCAAGTATGACAGGATCGATATTGCGTTAGGGCTTTTGGTAAGCGGTACGGATAAAACGAACGGCTTCCGGCTGACGGAGCCGTATTATACAGATAAAGTGGTTGCGATCACAACTGCAGATTCCAGGCTGGAAAAGCTATCCAATCTGGAAGGCGGCAAAATCGGGATACTGAGCAATGCGATTCCATCAGGCGACCTTGCAGACTATGTGGAAGAAAAAGGGATGAATTACAATACCAAGGATATTCTGCGCTATACGGATTATGAAAGTATCCGCATGGACCTGGACGCGGGACGTGTGAATGTGGTCGTGATGCCGGAAGCGATTGCAAAGCGGTTTGTACAGGAGGGTTACCGCAAGCTGGCGGAGCCGCTCTACAGCGTTGGATATACCATTATGATACCGACGGGGCAGGACGCGATGGCAACCGAAATGAACCGCGTAATCGAGCAATTTGAAAAGGACGGCACGGCGCAGTCGCTGCGTGATAAATGGGGACTATGAGCCGGTGTTGTTTAGGAAACAAAGCCTTATGTTTAGCGGAATGCGGATGTGTTTATATTGACAATGTAGGGAAAGTTGTGTTAAAATGACAGCAATGGGTGAGCTCCAATCAAACTCCCCCACGACCCACAAATTTATATTTGTCAGGAGGACAATGGAGTGAAAATCAAAAACATCAGTGAACCGCAGAAATTCTTTGAGCTTCTCAAAGACTGCAAGGGCAAGGTAGAGTTGGTCACGTCGGAAGGCGACAGACTGAACTTGAAATCCACTTTGTGTCAGTACATCGCATTGACCCAGATGTTTAAAGATGCGCAGATTGACGAACTGGATCTGATTGTATCCGAGCCCGAAGATTTGAATCTTTTACTGAACTACTTGGTAAGAGGTTAAATCCTCTCGTAATTTCAAGGTTGCGGCATGTACCGCAGCCTTTTTTTTTCGCCTGAAACCCCGAAAAACGGCGGGGTTCTATCGTTCCGCACGGCAGCTCCGGCGCGAGATTTAGCCCCGTCCATTTCCGGAACTGTTTTATGTGCGGCAGGAATTCCAATCACCGAGCGTTACTGCCTGCTCATATATAAAAGCGGATAAGGATTTCCCTGTTCATCATTATCAGTCCTTTTGTAAACCGTGAAACCCATGTGTTCATAGAAACCTTTCGCAAGAAGATTTTGTTCATTCACAGCCAAATCATTAATGGCATATTTTTCTATTCCGTATTGAAGCAATTCTTTTCCGAATCCTTTTCCTCTCTCTTCGTGAGTGATAAACAACATTTCAAGATGTTGTTCGACGATTCCCATGAATCCCATAGGAACTTGATTTTCATTTTCTATAACAATTAAATGGGGGATTTCACTGAATGCTTGAGGAACGCGTTTCTTGATACGCTCTCTTTCGCTCTCTGTTAAAAAGTGATGCGTTGCCTTTACAGAGCTTTCCCACACGCTTAATAGTTGTTCTATCAATAACGAATTTCTATCCCTTACCTCAAAAATCTTCATTTTCAGTCCTCTAAATACTCAAATTTGTCAAGCGCGCCTTATCCGCCTAAGGCGAATATTTCTTATTTTTTATACTCTAAATTTTAATGCCGAATCTGTCAAGCCGCTTAAGGGCGATACTTCTTGAATGAGGGCCGCGCACTATGCGCGCGTTTCGGGCATAGGTAACAAGTAGCGGCGGTAAGTTTGTCTATAAATGTGATATAATAAAATCAGCATAGCAGTAGATATAACAGGGAGACAAAATGAGTATTGAGTTCGTGCTGGGCAGAACGGCCAGCAAGCGGGATGACAAAATAATCGAAAAAATAGGCGAATTGGCGTTAAGGGATCCGTTGGCGAATATTCTTGTTGTCGTGCCGCCGCAGGCCACCTACATCACGGAGAAACAACTGATCGATAAACTAAGGCTCAAGGGGCTGATGGGCGTATGCGTGCAAAGTCCCGCGCGCATTTGCGAGCGCGTGTTGGAAAGCACGTATGGAAAAGCGGTCACAGGCATCGACGCGGCGGGTAAAAGCATGATGATGCGCCTGATTATGGACCGGAGCGAAAATGATTTGCACGCACTGCGAAAGTGCGCGAAGAAAGGCGACCTGCCGCTTATGATGGGCAGCATCATAGCAGAGCTTAAGACGCTGGATTTCACGCCGGACATGCTGCGTTCCATCGCTACCGACAATAAAAATACGGCGGAAAAATTTGAAGATATTGCATATCTTTATGAACGGTTCAATGAGCTTTCCGAGGGGCTTTACGATACGGAAGACAAGATCAATATGGTGATCGAGCATATTCCGCAGGCGGAGTTTCTGAAAGGAGCGCATTTGTTTATTCACGGCTTCGACATATACAATGCGCAAACAGTGCGTTTTTTAAAGGCGTTGATGGAAGCGGCAGAAGAAACGGTGGTTTCCTTTTATTATGCGGATGGGAATGCGCCGGATGCGGCAGTGTACGAAATCTGTAACGAGAACAGGAATAAATTTTTAGGATATGCGGTTTCAAAGGGCCTCAAAACCTCCATGATCAAAGAAGACAGGGAAATATCGGAAGATATTCTGCACATAGAAAAGAACCTGTATGCATATCCTTTCCGAAAGGCGAAGCCAGCGCGCGATGTGAGCGTAACCTATGCGACAGATTTGGAGGAGGAAATCCGCGCGGTAGCCGCGCAGATCGCGTACCTGAAAGAAAAAAGAGGGTATGCTTTCCGTGATATGGCGGTTGTAGCCGGCAGCAGCGAAGGATACGCGGAGTCTTTGAAAACTTTATTTGAGGAAGCGGGCATTCCCTGCTTTACCGGTGAAAAGAGGACGTTGGGGCAAAGCGTGTTTGCGCAATATCTTTTAAGCGCTTTGGAGCTTTTAAAAGGGCGGATGAAAAAGGATACGCTGCTCGCACATGCAAAGACGGGGCTTGCGCAGGCAACGCTGCGGCAGGCGGAGCAACTGCAGAATTATGCATTCTCGCATGTGCGCGACGGATTTGCCTTTTTAAAGCCTTTTGCCGATCCGATGGCCGATGAGGCGCGGAAAGAATTTATGGAACCGATTTGCGCCCTGCGCGACTGCGCGAAAGAGGCAGAAACGGCGGGCGAGATGATCCGCCTTTTGACGGCGTATATGGAACGGACGGGCGCGGAAGAAAAACTGCGCAGGCAAATTTTAAGCGCGGAAAAAGCGGGACTATTGGAGAGTGCCGAATTTGGAACGCAGGTATTTGAAAAAACGGTGCGTATCTTAAAGGAGGCGCAGGAAATCTTAAAAGATACGCCCGTTACTAAAACGCAGCTCGCCGCGCTGCTTAAGACGGGGCTGGAGGCGCAGCAGGTGGGCGTGATCCCGCCGGGGGCGGATGAGGTGGCGATTGGGGAAATTGCGTATATACGCCCGGGCGATATACGCGCGTTGTTTGTGGTAGGCGCGAATGAAGGCATATTGCCAAATTATGCGCAGAGCTCGGATATTCTTGCGGATCATGAGCGGGAATTGATGCTTGGACAGTTGGCGGGGCTGAAATTTACCGGCAATGTGGAAAAACAGAAACTGGCGATCTTAAAAGTATTGACCAAACCTGCGGATAAATTGTTTTTGAGTTGCGTGGACGACGGAAAAGCAAAACCCTCGCCTGTTCTGCAAAGGATTATGGAGTTGTTTGAGCATGTCAAAACAAACCGCGCGGCGGAGCTCGCGGCGATGCTGAAAGCAAACGCCTATGTTAAGGCGGCGGGCGTTTTACGCAATCTCGCGGACGGCGTCGAGGCCGAATACGACGCGTCGCAAATAGCGGCCGTGCTCGGCGATGGGGAGAATCCGGAAAAGCTGCGGGCGATCGAGCGGGGACTTACCAACAAGAATTGGGCGACTCCCTTAAAGGGCGCTGTGGCGCAGGAGCTTTACGGCGAAATTAGGGGAAACGCAAGCAGACTGGAAAAGTATTACGAATGTCCGTATAAGCATTTTGTACAATATGGAATAAAAGCAGATGTGCCGCAGGAGTATACGATCAATCCGATGGACGTGGGAAACTTTGCGCACGATATTTTAGACGGACTGCAAAAAGCGGTAAAACTGGATCGGCGGAAATGGGCGGATATTCCGGAGGATGAATTTGCGGGGATGGTTGATGAATGTACGCGCGCCGCCCGCGAAACGCAAAGTAAATTTACGCTTAACCGGCACAACGAAAACGTGCTGCGCGCAACGGCGCGCGAGGTGCGTTTGGCGGCGGGAGCAATACGCGCGCAGGCGCGGGAGGGGATGCTGCAGCCGGCAGAAAGCGAGTTTTGGTTTTCGCAGGAATTTGGCGGCGTGAAGATCGACGGAAAGATTGACCGCATCGACACGGCGGAGCTTGACGGGATGCGCTACTTTGATATTGTGGACTACAAGACAGGCGAGCATGATTTTGACCTCAGCCGCTTTGCGGGCGGCGTCTCTTTGCAGCTTGTGATCTATATTATGGCGGTCATGGAGCTTATGGGCGGGGACGCGCGGTTTGCGGGGGCCAATTATTTTAATATCCATCTGCCGGAATTCGAGCGGCCGGACGCTGATGTGGACGCAGCTTACCGTATGGCGGGGATATGCGGCGTGGACGAAGAAAAAGCGGCGCGGCTTTTCGGCGCGGACAGCAATGGCATTTTTTCACTGCGGCTGCGCGTTACGCGGGACGGCGGATTTGATGCGAACGCGCGCAGGCGGCAGTATGGCAAGGAAGAAATAGAAGCGATGCTCGCATTCGCAAAAAAATTGGTTGCAAACGCGGCGGAAAGCATTAAGGACGGGGATACGGCAATACGCCCGTATGCTTATAAAAGTTCGACAGGATGCGATTACTGTGATTTTGCGAGTATCTGCATGTTTGACGCGGGATACACGGGCAATGCGCCGCGCGTCCTTTCGGAAGAGGATAAAGAAGAAACGATGAAACAAATACGGCGGGAAGAATAGATGCAGTTTACGGAAAAACAATTAAGGGCCATTCATACAGACGGAAAAAGCGTATTGGTTTCCGCCGCCGCGGGAAGCGGGAAAACGAGCGTGCTCGCCAAGCGGGTGGCGCGCCTTGTCGTGGACGGGTGCGATATTCGCAATATGCTGATTATGACGTTTACCAATGCTGCCGCTGCGGAAATGCGGCAGCGCATTTCGCGGGAGATTGCCGCTTGCGCAACGGAAAAAAAGGATGTGCAGATGATGCAGCAGGCGGAGTTTGTTT comes from Christensenellaceae bacterium and encodes:
- a CDS encoding glutamine ABC transporter substrate-binding protein, whose protein sequence is MRRYSGARPQASTGRISKINKKRLLTIGVAAAAVIICIAVILNVATKKGFESSLLMTSDTIRIGIRTDVEGFGGMDEDGRITGFDREYIDAVLKELIGEKQKVYEYYALSSQDAAGSIKYDRIDIALGLLVSGTDKTNGFRLTEPYYTDKVVAITTADSRLEKLSNLEGGKIGILSNAIPSGDLADYVEEKGMNYNTKDILRYTDYESIRMDLDAGRVNVVVMPEAIAKRFVQEGYRKLAEPLYSVGYTIMIPTGQDAMATEMNRVIEQFEKDGTAQSLRDKWGL
- a CDS encoding acetyltransferase → MKIFEVRDRNSLLIEQLLSVWESSVKATHHFLTESERERIKKRVPQAFSEIPHLIVIENENQVPMGFMGIVEQHLEMLFITHEERGKGFGKELLQYGIEKYAINDLAVNEQNLLAKGFYEHMGFTVYKRTDNDEQGNPYPLLYMSRQ
- the ispE gene encoding 4-diphosphocytidyl-2-C-methyl-D-erythritol kinase: MRVKAYAKLNLALDILSVHEDGMHELDMLMQSISLADVLSFKCSDRIEVRCDNMKLDGNNTVKRAAKLFFHTLGIRGGIQIILEKYIPAQAGLGGGSSDAAATLLALNHLYEAGFTAQELREIGVTIGADVPFFIGGGCARARGIGEKLVRINNRCRFYYLLVKPRKGVPTALAYQKYDKCTKGGRADMDAAEAALRSGDDETYFDTAKNVLQAPGIEICPEVGDILARCSSRGADFAMMTGSGSCVFAVFRDESIREYAYRKFIKEYPFCKRAENVEMGIEVL
- a CDS encoding lipase/acylhydrolase, with the translated sequence MYSKSIPIKGGVQSILVMGDSVAKGVVFHPEKQRYIFSKNGFIRRLGERLRASVHDFSKFGTTTSYGQKLLKEKLTDLNPDLVLIEYGGNDCDYKWDEVALDPTAVHIPNTPASEYGKKLEEMISSLLKLSKIPVLMNLPPLNAASYFRWFTKNDPQRAHNILKWLRDVSKIYWWQEKYSYIAEQVADSFGIHMINVRSAFLRQKDYREFLCEDGIHPNEKGQSLIEQEFLAYIDRYASYLMA
- the addB gene encoding ATP-dependent helicase/deoxyribonuclease subunit B, which gives rise to MSIEFVLGRTASKRDDKIIEKIGELALRDPLANILVVVPPQATYITEKQLIDKLRLKGLMGVCVQSPARICERVLESTYGKAVTGIDAAGKSMMMRLIMDRSENDLHALRKCAKKGDLPLMMGSIIAELKTLDFTPDMLRSIATDNKNTAEKFEDIAYLYERFNELSEGLYDTEDKINMVIEHIPQAEFLKGAHLFIHGFDIYNAQTVRFLKALMEAAEETVVSFYYADGNAPDAAVYEICNENRNKFLGYAVSKGLKTSMIKEDREISEDILHIEKNLYAYPFRKAKPARDVSVTYATDLEEEIRAVAAQIAYLKEKRGYAFRDMAVVAGSSEGYAESLKTLFEEAGIPCFTGEKRTLGQSVFAQYLLSALELLKGRMKKDTLLAHAKTGLAQATLRQAEQLQNYAFSHVRDGFAFLKPFADPMADEARKEFMEPICALRDCAKEAETAGEMIRLLTAYMERTGAEEKLRRQILSAEKAGLLESAEFGTQVFEKTVRILKEAQEILKDTPVTKTQLAALLKTGLEAQQVGVIPPGADEVAIGEIAYIRPGDIRALFVVGANEGILPNYAQSSDILADHERELMLGQLAGLKFTGNVEKQKLAILKVLTKPADKLFLSCVDDGKAKPSPVLQRIMELFEHVKTNRAAELAAMLKANAYVKAAGVLRNLADGVEAEYDASQIAAVLGDGENPEKLRAIERGLTNKNWATPLKGAVAQELYGEIRGNASRLEKYYECPYKHFVQYGIKADVPQEYTINPMDVGNFAHDILDGLQKAVKLDRRKWADIPEDEFAGMVDECTRAARETQSKFTLNRHNENVLRATAREVRLAAGAIRAQAREGMLQPAESEFWFSQEFGGVKIDGKIDRIDTAELDGMRYFDIVDYKTGEHDFDLSRFAGGVSLQLVIYIMAVMELMGGDARFAGANYFNIHLPEFERPDADVDAAYRMAGICGVDEEKAARLFGADSNGIFSLRLRVTRDGGFDANARRRQYGKEEIEAMLAFAKKLVANAAESIKDGDTAIRPYAYKSSTGCDYCDFASICMFDAGYTGNAPRVLSEEDKEETMKQIRREE